The following proteins are encoded in a genomic region of Dyadobacter sp. UC 10:
- a CDS encoding RHS repeat-associated core domain-containing protein, with the protein MTDYLDYGARMYMPEVGRWGVVDAMAYLYESWSPYHYAGNNAIGNIDLDGMASFGINGSSEDEKSNPGASSTGNQIISDCPSCPKGKAFDMETR; encoded by the coding sequence ATAACCGACTACCTTGATTACGGGGCAAGGATGTATATGCCGGAGGTGGGCAGATGGGGTGTTGTTGATGCGATGGCGTATCTTTATGAGAGCTGGTCTCCATATCATTATGCAGGAAATAACGCCATTGGCAATATCGACTTGGACGGTATGGCGTCGTTTGGGATCAATGGGAGTTCAGAGGACGAGAAATCGAATCCTGGTGCTTCGAGTACGGGTAATCAGATAATAAGTGATTGTCCAAGCTGCCCGAAAGGCAAGGCTTTCGACATGGAAACTAGATAA
- a CDS encoding acyltransferase family protein, producing MNRQAGTTSRLLSLDTMRGFTIAAMIMVNFPGSEAHKFPTLSHTKWNGLTFTDLIAPVFLFIVGVSIAFAYSKKRQENSPKADLYKKILFRSIKIFAVGMFLNMLPNFDFSDLRYTGTLHRIAIVFLVCALLFLNTTAKQQASLGILILIGYWLAMTLIPTPGIGKVMLEPGNNLAAWVDQQYLPGKMWQGNWDPEGILSTFPSMVSGITGMLAGRILLGTATPNEKSNYLMSAGLLSAAAGYFWGLTFPVNENLWTSSFVLVTSGFASMLLGALYFIIDIKNKKGAIAPGLIFGANAIAVYVLADILALLFYQLPVSGQTLNIISVNALTDLGVGVNFASMLYALFFVCINFIPAYLLYRKKIFIKL from the coding sequence ATGAATAGGCAAGCGGGTACTACTTCCAGATTGTTGTCGCTGGACACGATGCGCGGTTTCACGATCGCGGCGATGATCATGGTCAATTTTCCTGGCAGTGAAGCGCACAAGTTCCCCACGCTCAGCCACACCAAATGGAACGGACTCACCTTTACCGATCTTATAGCCCCCGTATTTCTTTTTATAGTGGGGGTTTCTATTGCATTTGCATATTCAAAAAAGCGGCAAGAAAACAGTCCCAAGGCCGATCTGTACAAAAAGATCTTATTCCGCTCCATTAAAATTTTCGCTGTCGGCATGTTCCTGAACATGCTGCCAAACTTTGACTTTTCTGACCTGCGTTACACCGGCACGCTGCACCGGATCGCCATCGTTTTTCTGGTATGCGCACTGCTTTTTCTAAATACGACCGCAAAACAGCAAGCCTCTCTGGGAATACTGATCCTGATCGGATACTGGCTGGCGATGACCCTGATTCCAACTCCCGGCATCGGAAAAGTGATGCTGGAACCGGGCAATAACCTTGCTGCGTGGGTCGATCAGCAATATCTTCCCGGCAAAATGTGGCAGGGTAACTGGGACCCGGAAGGGATCCTGAGTACTTTTCCGTCCATGGTGTCAGGAATAACAGGCATGTTGGCTGGCAGGATCCTGCTCGGCACCGCAACCCCTAACGAAAAAAGTAATTATCTGATGTCGGCAGGATTGCTGAGTGCGGCAGCCGGCTATTTCTGGGGACTTACTTTTCCGGTCAACGAAAATCTCTGGACCAGCTCGTTCGTATTGGTTACTTCTGGTTTCGCCTCCATGTTACTCGGCGCTTTGTATTTTATAATTGATATTAAAAACAAAAAAGGGGCAATTGCCCCTGGCCTGATATTCGGTGCCAACGCAATCGCCGTCTATGTGCTCGCCGATATCCTGGCGTTGCTATTTTATCAGCTCCCTGTTAGCGGACAAACGCTGAACATCATTTCAGTCAATGCATTAACTGACTTGGGAGTGGGCGTGAACTTTGCCAGTATGCTCTATGCATTGTTTTTTGTCTGCATCAATTTCATTCCTGCCTATTTACTATATAGGAAGAAGATATTCATCAAGCTTTGA
- a CDS encoding nucleoside hydrolase yields the protein MNKFLLFCFLLTISNLYAQNKGRSDASIILDTDIGPDYDDVGAMAVMHALADKGELRPLAVIASNKNELVVPVISILNTYFGRPELPTGAPKGHGADFGASQKWPEMLVEKYKPGIAKTSDAPDAVETYRKILAKEPDRSVTIITIGFLTNLADLLASKPDAISPLDGPALVKKKVKQLVSMAGKFPQGREYNVYADSVSSAKVFSEWPTEILFSGFEIGEKIKTGVKVVANERLQSPVREVYAMAMPVSKEDAAGRMSWDQTAVLVAARGVQPYFGLKRGRIIIEDGNNKWQDDPMGPHAYLTQNMPSEQVVAVIEGLMMWEGKK from the coding sequence ATGAACAAATTCTTACTTTTCTGTTTCCTTTTGACGATATCCAACCTGTATGCGCAGAACAAAGGGAGGTCTGATGCATCCATAATCCTCGATACGGACATTGGTCCTGACTACGACGATGTGGGTGCGATGGCAGTGATGCATGCGCTTGCTGATAAAGGTGAACTGCGTCCGCTCGCAGTGATTGCTTCAAACAAGAATGAGCTGGTGGTGCCGGTGATCAGCATTCTTAATACCTATTTCGGACGTCCGGAGCTGCCGACGGGCGCGCCAAAAGGGCATGGAGCGGATTTTGGAGCATCTCAAAAGTGGCCTGAAATGCTGGTGGAGAAATACAAGCCCGGCATTGCGAAAACCTCCGACGCTCCCGACGCGGTGGAAACCTACCGTAAAATACTCGCCAAAGAACCTGACCGGAGCGTCACAATCATCACCATCGGGTTTCTGACTAACCTGGCCGATCTACTCGCTTCTAAACCCGATGCGATATCGCCGCTCGACGGCCCTGCGCTCGTGAAGAAAAAGGTGAAGCAGCTGGTCTCCATGGCTGGCAAATTCCCGCAGGGAAGAGAATACAATGTGTATGCAGATTCAGTATCCTCGGCCAAAGTTTTCTCGGAATGGCCGACGGAGATTTTGTTCAGCGGTTTTGAGATCGGCGAAAAGATCAAAACGGGCGTGAAAGTAGTTGCAAATGAGCGGTTGCAAAGTCCTGTCAGGGAAGTGTACGCAATGGCAATGCCTGTGAGCAAGGAAGATGCGGCCGGTCGTATGAGCTGGGACCAGACGGCTGTACTTGTTGCAGCACGGGGCGTTCAGCCTTATTTTGGATTGAAAAGAGGCAGGATCATTATTGAGGACGGAAATAATAAATGGCAGGATGATCCCATGGGCCCGCATGCTTATTTGACTCAAAATATGCCATCTGAGCAGGTAGTGGCCGTTATAGAGGGGCTGATGATGTGGGAAGGCAAAAAGTAG
- a CDS encoding RHS repeat domain-containing protein, with protein MTPFVNGTGQTLQKTDYYPFGLSINRDGAIPKVQNWINRYLYNEKELQVGSGYLDYGARMYMAEVGRWGGVDGMAEKNNNQSGYSYAINNPMLFTDPFGLNTSRANANKPVYQGDVIVFENRSSAAQSADEATVKGQKTNSRSADLTLLSPGSFSLVLGPCTIPRALPLLIPLAYSILDTYLKGASVIPHTAVS; from the coding sequence GTGACACCATTTGTTAACGGAACTGGGCAGACCTTACAAAAGACGGATTATTATCCTTTTGGGTTGAGTATCAACCGGGATGGGGCAATACCGAAGGTACAGAACTGGATAAACCGGTATTTGTATAATGAGAAGGAATTGCAAGTGGGAAGCGGGTACCTGGATTACGGGGCGCGGATGTATATGGCGGAGGTTGGAAGGTGGGGAGGGGTGGATGGGATGGCGGAGAAAAATAATAACCAATCCGGTTATTCCTATGCCATAAACAATCCTATGCTTTTCACCGATCCCTTTGGTTTGAATACATCCAGAGCCAATGCGAATAAGCCAGTATATCAGGGTGATGTGATCGTTTTTGAGAATAGGTCAAGTGCGGCTCAAAGCGCGGATGAGGCTACTGTAAAAGGTCAAAAAACAAACAGTCGATCAGCTGATCTGACACTGCTCTCTCCGGGATCTTTTTCTTTGGTTTTAGGTCCCTGCACTATCCCAAGGGCCTTGCCTTTGCTGATACCGCTTGCTTACAGCATCCTGGACACTTATTTAAAGGGGGCATCTGTCATTCCGCATACTGCCGTCAGTTAG